Below is a genomic region from Heptranchias perlo isolate sHepPer1 chromosome 26, sHepPer1.hap1, whole genome shotgun sequence.
ATTGCATCTTTGGGTACCTATTCGTCCATGTGAACTTGTATTTCCCAATCGTCAAGAAGTTTACCACCTTCCATTGTAGTATTTGATGGTAAAGTTTGCCCTTCCCTCATTGATGAATGGAAAGTTAACAGATGCCTTTCGTTCTCATCTTTCCATTTAGCTTTCACATGTAGCAGTCCAGTGAATTCTCCACTCTTCAGCAGTGGACAGAAAGGTGATGCCTTTACTAGTTGTCCATCTTTGAGGTCAGTTTGCAAAACTTCTGTTAAGGATTCTTCTTCTGTTGGTTGATCATTCATTCTTTCAGATTGCAAACATGAAATATCTTTGTCATTTAACAATGACAAAAAAGATTGGCTCTCCACTTGTTGTCCATATTGGAACAATGACAGCTGTATTTGATTTTCATCTTTCAATGAAAGCAACAATGGCATTTCTATTGGCTGGTTTTCCTTCCAATTAGTTTGGTGCATTTGTTGTTTGTCATCAAGTAATGTTAGAAATGGTGGCAAATGTATTGGTTTTTCCTCCTTCACTTCTAAATTCTGTATTACCAATCCAAGAACATTTTGTAACATTAGGTCTCTATTATCATAAAGGAGGTCTTCactcactgtttgtaatgcattTAAAGGCACTTTCTGTGTACTGGATAATCGGTCCAGTCTTGGATCTGTATTTAACTTGGTGGAATTCCGAGATGTCATATGCAGAATTGTACCATAATTTTGAGTCTGTGCCCGTGAACTATTTTGACTTGAACATCTGCTGTTTGACAGACCATCAGTGGCCTGGGCACAATACGGTGAAAAGCATTCATTATCAACTGGCCTGGAGGGAGAATTACTTTGAATTTCACAATCATTGGCACTTGGTAGGCTTGTCTGCAGTATTCTGGTATGACATTGCGGTGCATAGGTACCTAACTGTGATGCCACGGTAAACTCTTTTGGTTTCATATTTTGCTCTGTCTCATTAGAAGCAAGCTTTAAAAAATCGACATCTTCCATATGAATAACTTGCTCAAATTGAAAAGCATCCTTCTTCTTCATATAACTGATGACCAGCTGCAGTGTTGGTGGAGACTGTTTCAACAAGGCATGCTTACGTGATAGGATCTGGTCCAAATTCTGTAATTAAGACATGTACACACATTAAGTAAATATTAATTTTGTGAATTGGATATCTCAATAGTTTATAAATATTTAGATCAACAGTCAAAAATTTTTAATGGTGATCATTATGTTGAAAATGTGccccagaaacttttttttatatatagaggACAATGTTTTCTCCTAGTTATATTTTTTCCTCTGCTGGAAATTTGCCCTACTAATTCTTTGTGCTTATAAGGAGCAGCTCAGCTGTCACATAAGTGACTCTCATTTTAGCAGTGTGGATTAGCATCCTTCATGGTTCTAAATGCTGATCTTAgagcaaaaataaaaatcaacacCGAGCAACTAATGCTGAGTATTGCAGCTTGCTGATGAGGGGAGaatattttctggttttattcttcAAAACTTTATGGCAACAATTTGTACTAAAAACATGTCCCTTTAAGATCACCAAAATATTAATAATTAGCCTAAGATATTCAACAACTGTAGACATATTAAAGCTAGACTACAAAATATGTGCTAGTGAATGTTTTGTGTGGCTGTCTGAATTCAGACACCTACTGCTTGGAGGAAGGAATTGAATCAAACCTTGAACCATAGCTAGTGTGCTCATCCCTATAGCTAATAAATTTAAATCACTAAGCCCCTTCCTGTTTGCATTATGAGGGAAAAATTGGTGAGCTCCTCAATTAGTCTAGAATCAGGGTTGTGTCATACCAAATATATAATTCTCTAAAAAAGCAAGTCTGAAGATCTGCTCCCttttattatgatgtggagatgccggtgatggactggggttgacaattgtaaacaattttacaacaccaagttatagtccagcaattttattttaaattcacaagctttcggag
It encodes:
- the LOC137342637 gene encoding interleukin-22 receptor subunit alpha-1-like, which produces MWLWWIPLLILYFTGSFALIKLPEPNGVLFDSVNFNNTLRWTQNGRQPDEIVYDVQYRIYGEKIWRNKPECHHSTAHSCDLTNEIVQENDWYYARVMAVLKNTNSTWALSERFCPLEKTIIGAPAVEYTAGIRSITILVNLPRVPPKEGVQRSIEDIFAVIEYEVHLNQSLNEMVFYASNKSGYFKIELLEPNTKYCATVQLSLRKGIISKKSQLAHFCIQTLQEGTLTIILLAFVFSGAIITGIFCYVAYSYISQRKTLPQSLNLDQILSRKHALLKQSPPTLQLVISYMKKKDAFQFEQVIHMEDVDFLKLASNETEQNMKPKEFTVASQLGTYAPQCHTRILQTSLPSANDCEIQSNSPSRPVDNECFSPYCAQATDGLSNSRCSSQNSSRAQTQNYGTILHMTSRNSTKLNTDPRLDRLSSTQKVPLNALQTVSEDLLYDNRDLMLQNVLGLVIQNLEVKEEKPIHLPPFLTLLDDKQQMHQTNWKENQPIEMPLLLSLKDENQIQLSLFQYGQQVESQSFLSLLNDKDISCLQSERMNDQPTEEESLTEVLQTDLKDGQLVKASPFCPLLKSGEFTGLLHVKAKWKDENERHLLTFHSSMREGQTLPSNTTMEGGKLLDDWEIQVHMDE